The Cynocephalus volans isolate mCynVol1 chromosome 12, mCynVol1.pri, whole genome shotgun sequence sequence ATTCCTACCCCTGCTTCCCACAAAACACACTCTAACCCTCAGAAACTCAGTAGCTTGTTTCTCCTAGCaataaaatcccaaagaatctaaAATATATTCATAGTGAAGTTATAAAGCACTCATGAGGTTTAATACCCAAAGGTCGCCTCCTCTGCAGGGCACCCTAATGTATGCATTTTCACAGAAGACCGTGTTTAAAGCAAAGTGGATTTTAGGTGACAGTGTTCTccacaaaaatcacaaaaagcaaaaaggtatgggccggcccgtggctcactccggagagtgcggtgctgagaacaccaaggccccgggttcggatcccatatacggatggccggttcgctcactggctgagcttggtgctcacaacaccaagtcaagggttaagatccccttaccggtcatctttaaaaaaaaaaaaaaaaaaaaaaagcaaaaaggtagaaacaactccCTCCACAAGGCCTGCCGATTTTTATTTCTTGCCCCTAAATCAACCATCCTGGGTGCTTTGAAAGCCAATTAGCGCTGTCTGGCGcacagaagcagcctcaaaaacaaacaaaaaaagtctgtTAAAAGGAAGGGTCTGGGCTGGGCCCAAAGCACGCCCCTCTCCCAAGAGTCCACGAAGTGGCCCTTTCTCCAGACCGCCGTCCCCTCACCCGCTCCCACCGCAAAGCCAGCTCACGCACCCTGCAGCGCTGCCAAGATCCCCACGATGCCCGTCCCCGCGCCCAGTTCGATCACCTTCTTGCCTCGGAAATCCACATTTTGTCTCTCGAAGTAGTTGCACAGGCTCAGAGCCTacggaagaaaagaaagaataaagactgTGGCGGGGATGGCTCCATATGGGAGAGGCGGAGTCCGTGGTCTCGATCTCCCACGGACCCTCGCCCGGTGCACCCCACTCCTCACCGCGTCCCACACGCGCGCTGCCACCCCGAGACGGGACCCGAAGTTCTGCGTGATGATCAGCACATGCCCACAGAAGCAGAACCGGCTCCTCTCCGAGTAAGAGTCTGCGAAAAGCCCGACCTCCCGCGGGAACACCGATTCGGGCTCTGATTCAGGATCTGGGCCAGGGTCTGCCATCTGGCCGAGAGAGTGGCGGGACACCACGGCCCGCGCTCGGATCCGGGATCTGTGGTGGGGTAGAGGCTGGGGGCCGCGGGCCGTCTCGGCTTCCCGATGGCACCgagccccgccccccgcccccccgagTTTGCCCTCCTTCCTCCAGTTGGACTTCCTGGAGGTGGAATGAGGAGCTGCCCCTCCCGCCCGCGTCCCTAGCACACACCCGGCAGGATCCACGCGGGACCACACAGGTCAGATCGGGCAGACTGGTacgtgggagagggaggaagaacgAGGATTCATTCTACTGTAGGAGGCGGGATCCCCAGATCCCTCTCACCTATGGGCTGCACAGGTGCCTGCGACCAGTATGGTAACCCAGACCAGGCAAGAAGCCCGCTGAGGGAAGAGGTCGTGTGCCTAGATCTGACCTCGCCACCCCAGCTAGGGACTAGCACTGCGGAGACGCCCTCCTGCCTAGCCCCTCACGGTTCTCCCCGCCCAACCCAGCCATATTTATTCTTGGGTCTTTAAGGGGCGGGATCTGCTCGCCACGTGCACGACTGCGTCATTATTGTGCGCCTCCGGTCTCCACGTGGGGTTGGGTGAAGAAAGCCGGGACTGGGGGTCATGGCGGGCGCCGAGAGTGGGAACGCGACTGGAGCTGAGGCCCCGCAGCCCCAGAAGCGCTACTACCGGCAACGTGCTCACTCCAACCCCATGGCGGACCATACGCTGCGCTAGTGAGTGAGCggggcagggggaggaaaggagggcgGGATTCTCACTGTGCTGGGATGGTTGGGAGGATTTGGGATAGACCAGGGAGGATTGGCTGGGTGACGTCAGTTTGGGGCTGGGTCCGGGACATTTGACAGAGGGCGGAGTTGGACAGTTTGTAGGGGGCATGGCGTTCTGGCCTTGGTTTGGGGAGCGGTGCCAAGtctgggaagagaaagaagtTGTTACTGATAGAGGCGGAGTGTGTTTACCATATTTCGGTTTTGTTTGTGGGatctaataagaaaataaacatgtacGCAATCCTGCCCTCGCCTTAGTCCATCCTCTCCCCCACAGAGCGCATAAACAGAGTAGGATCCCAGTGCCTCAGGCAGCCAGTCTCTGAGAGAAGGGGAAGTTGTGCCCCAGAAAGAAGACTTCTTGGCCAGAGTCACATTAACCCACAGAATCAGGGGCCTCGTGATGGGCCTGTGATTCACACTGAGAGTAAAGGGTGGTTTCCATTGTGCCTCCTAGAGGTCACAGGGCCCACTATTACAGAATTTTTAAGAAATCCTCCTCCCATCTACCTCCCACTCTCACCCACCCCCGAACACGCAGTACCACTTCTGCAGTTCAACCTCATGtttcttatgtcttctttcccATAGCCCTGTGAAGCCGGAGGAGATGGACTGGTCTGAGCTATACCCAGAGTTCTTCACTCCACTCACTCAAAATGGTAGCCATGATGATCCAaaggataagaaagaaaagagagctcAGGCTCAAGTGGAGTTTGCAGACATAGGCTGTGGCTATGGTGGACTGTTAGGTAACACTCTGGCATTTTCTCTGAGGGGAGGAGGGGCCTAGGTTCTGCCACCTCAGCAGGTTTGGTGCGGGCCATAGTTGGCCTTTCCCCTTCAGACCAAACACTCATGATGTCAGCGTGGAGAGCCTCCACCTTCCCTCTACTCTGGGTCTGTGGCCTTTGCTCTGGAGAAGGGAGGGGGCTGCCTCAAATGCCTCTTAGTACCTAGGTTGTCCTGTCTGGCCCCAGTCCCTAAGTGAGCCATTTCACCTACCAGGTGCTGGGTCAGTGAGCTGGTCAGCACAAGGGTCAGAGATTAGCCACTGTGCCAGTGATCCTGAACTGTCTTTCTCAGGGATTCCACCACCTcgcctctccctccctgccccctcacaAGAACTCATTCCTTCTGCTTTACTCTATTGTTTTTTGAATTCCTCTGGTCTATATTGCCCCAACCTTGCATGCCAAGCCACTTCACTATTTTTAGATCTTCCTATACAGATAACAGTCTGACAGAGAGGAAGAGCATGGTATTTGGAGGAAAAAACTttgattcaaattccagctctaccCCTTCTTAGCCCTGTGATCTTGGGCATTTCTGACCCTGTTTCCTCACCATCACAATTTACCACAGagtgttataaggattaaatgagacaatgtgtGAAAACTCTAAAGCAATTGCAAATATACATGTATGCTCAGCCCTCCCATTCCAGTCCTGGTGACAGTTTTCATATCTCCCCCATGGTCTTCAACAAAGAACTGTATCCGTATAGGTGTCTTTGTCCTGACTTGCCACTCCTGACGTTGATAGTTGCAGATTGAGGCTTCCTTTCCTGTGTTGACCCCTTTGCACTTCCTGCAAGTATGAGGTTGATGAATCTATTGCTATTTCTGTGTCCAGTGGAACTGTCACCGCTGTTCCCAGACACGCTGATTCTGGGTCTGGAGATCCGGGTGAAGGTCTCAGACTATGTACAAGACAGGATTCGGGCCCTACGCGCAGCTCCTGGAGGTGGCTTCCAGAACATCGCCTGTCTTCGTAGTAATGCCATGAAGCACCTTCCTAACTTCTTCCACAAGGGCCAGGTGGGGAGGGGCCCTGGTGGGTTAGGCTGGTAGGCAGGCGGGGCATGGAGGCCAGGCTCTCACAGCCCTGTCTATGCCTGTCTGTCTCACAGCTGACAAAGATGTTCTTCCTCTTCCCTGATCCACATTTCAAGCGGACAAAGCACAAGTGGCGAATCATCAGTCCCACACTGCTGGCAGAATATGCCTACGTGCTGAGAGTTGGGGTGAGTCAAGTGTGGGAGGGAAGTCGGGGTGAATCGCTTACTCAGGGACCCTTTGCTAAGAATTCAGAGGGGGTGCATTTAGGACACCATTCCCATCATCTTGCTGCTCAATTGCATGCAGCCCTCTGTCTGGGGTGACTTTTGCCTATGCAGGGGCTGGTATATACCATAACTGATGTGCTGGAGCTACACAACTGGATGTGCACCCATTTTGAAGGGCACCCCCTGTTTGAGCGTGTGCCTCTAGAGGAGCTGGTAAGTAGGGGGCATAAGGGAAATTGCCAAGGTGCAGGCCTTTTCCACAGTGGTTCTGTATTCTTTGAACTCAGCTCAGTGCCAGGAGGATGGGGTGAGAGTCTAGGGGACAGGGACAGTCTGAATGATGGACAAGGATTTATTGGACCCTTTCTTCTCCCAGAGTGAAGACCCCATTGTGGAACATCTAGGCACCTCAacggaggagggaaagaaagtgCTACGCAATGGAGGAAAGAATTTCCCAGCCATCTTTCGAAGAATACAGGATCCCACCTTCCAGGCAGTGACCCCCAATCCTACCCTGCCTGGCCACTGACTGCTTACCCTGCCTTAGCTGGACCCCACCTTCCAGGGATTGCAAAGAAGATCAGACCccccttgggcttcccagccaaGACTGCTAGGGCTGAGAGGCAGTGATCTCTCAAAGAAGTTGGGGCACTGCCTAGGGCAGAACCCTGATGTTCACAACTACCCCCGGCTCCTCTaaccttcctgtccctccacTGCcagcaaaaagcaaaagaagCTGACTAGGAAGGTGAAAGGACCTTGGACCAGAGGGGATCTTTGGAAGGGTGTGGGGTCTTGCTCTTCCTTAGCACACCCTTTTCCTGTGGGATCTCTCTTCAGCTGAAGTGAGGAGTGCAGTGCTCCCCTGTCTGTTTAAACTGCCTGCGAGACTCAAGTCACCCGTTCACTTGTGTTTACCCTGTGGTCCTGGgataatgtgtatgtgtgtgcacgtgcccATGCTACTGTTTCTCAGCAAAGCCTGGAGTGTGTATCACGTGCCTtctcccatcctcccatccaccccCTGTCTGAGCCCTGACCTGGGGAATCTGTGCTCACTTTACAATTGCTGTCTCTGGAGAGTCCCTGGAAGGGTATGGGGGTGGAAACCCTCCCTTTTCATGTTGACCTTTGATTCTAGAACTTCAGAGCTGTCTGGCACGAGCCAGATAGGGGTGGGATTGGGAGGGGAGAGTGATGAGGAGCAGAGAGCAAAACTGGAGGATTCTGAGGCTAAAAGTAGGAAGGGGCTGCTGACCAGAAAGCCTCCCAGAGGAGACTAGTCAAGGCCAGTCCTTAGTTCCTGCTCCTCAAGCCCCCAATTCCCATGGCTTGACCTAAGAGACCCCCTTCCCTGGAGTCATTTAACATATTAACCCACCTGCCGTCTGCCCAGCATGTGTTAGGTacaggaggaaggggagatgTGCCTAGGGCAGGAAAATTCTCACGAGAAAATGCAGCCCAGTGAGCCAAGAGGTGCAGTTACAGCTGCACCTCTTCCCTGATTCTCTCCATGCTTCCCTTCCGGGAGGATCTGGAAGATGGGGAATTCCTGAGGATGGCCTGAAGGGGCTTGGTTCCCTGGGGAAATGGTGGGACTACCAGGAACTGACTTGGTCACCTAGTCCATACTAAATAACCTTTCCCAGGAAGAGATCTTTAGGCTGCTGGACTAGGGCACTAACCCaggaggggaaactgagacaAGCCTCCCCTCCCATGTGGGTCATTGCAACATGAGACCTAGGGGAACCCAGACGTCAGCCCCAGCTCCGCCTACTGTTTCTGGGTGCTAATCTCCAGCACAGACCACTCAGAAGGGATTGGCTGAGGAGCTTGGTGAAGGGGCGTCGCCACCGCCTCAAGGGTTAAATAGGGGTTCAGACATGCAGGCAAGGTGCTCCAGAGAAGTGCTCTCTTTAGCAGGCTCTCTGAACCAGGCCATGACCCAGACCCTCAAGCTCCTTTCCAGAGTTTTCCATCATGTACGCTGGGCTCCTGAACTGGGAACCTCACTGGGCTCCCAAGGCTCCAACTCAGCACCCCGGAGTTTAACAGACATCCCAGGCCCCTCCACGCCCAGATTCCTGGCCGAACTTTTCTGCAAGGGGGGACTGTCGAGGCTACATGAGCTGCAGGTAGGAGGGGATGTGGTTCCCGGGACTGAGAGCAGGGGAAACGCTTCGATAATGCCAGAGAGGAAAGATTAGTACAGAACATAGGCGGGAGGTCCAGTGAGAATCGATGCCAATGAATTATGAAAAAGGCAAGTTAGGACTGGGGGTGGTGACTCGACACCCAGCCAAGGAGAGCACTCAGCACTTTCTTGCTGTGCAGATGTCGGGAGATCGTGGAGGTCCAGGAGGAGTGCTTGGAGGCAGAAGCGCATGGTAGCTTCAGCTGGCTTTCGGCTTAAAGCTACACAAGCTCTTTTTCATTCACTGGGGCTGCCACTGAGAAGGATAGTCTAGATGTGGAACCACTGGAGACATCTGCGACTTGGCTCCACCCAGGTGGTTACCAAgaccccaaaggtccatttgttcactgctcaatagccaataattgaaaGACAAGAGTTAGTGTAAGATAGCCTTTAGTCAGGAAGCTCGCAGCCTGAGCAAATGGTGGACTTAAATCTCAAAGAccgtctctgcctctcccagatTTGCCAAAGGGTTTCATAGGGGTCTGTGGTAGAAAGCTGATTCATGGTAACCAAGCTGGGACGTGCAGACATGCTTGAGTTTTCAGACAATCATCAAGGAACCTCCCAGGTGGGAGTTGAGCAGGGTCATACTTTGTTCTCCGtgggttcagttcctgttattctcaaataagatcagggTAGTAAGTTaataaagaatggccatctgggctgataattttttttctaattatttgcatACCATGTGAGTGCAAGAGTTActgtgttctggcaattagctgcaggctaGGTGGTCGGGGTTACAGGAGAGAAcgagtttttaaattcaaaggtttaagAAAACAGAGTCACTTCGGTTCAGGCTGTTACAAGATGACCAAAGAGAGGTCCTGAATGTCTGCTTTGTGCAAAATTCCTCCTTTTTGCCCATCACTCTTAAACTTTCTAGGGATGGGAAATGCGAACAAGATGAGTTAGCATCAGGGCCATACACTAGCTGGGCACTCAAAAAAAAGCAGAAGCTCTCCTATTCCAACGCCAAAAGCGTTGGCACAAGCCAAGCTTAGAGTCCCTGGCCAGGTCCCCAAGTGTCCACTGCGCCCGTTCTCCTAGGTGCAGGGCGCCGCGCGCTTCGGCCCTGTGTGGTTGGCCAGCTTCGGGAGGGTTCGCACAGTGTATGTGGCCGCCCCTACACTCGTCGAGCAGCTGCTGCGGCAGGAGGGGCCCCGGCCCGAGCGCTGCAGCTTCTCGCCCTGGGCTGAGCACCGTCGCCGCCACCAGCGGGCTTGTGGACTGCTCACCGCGTGAGTCCTCCCGGCCCCCAAACCGGACGACCCCCAGCGACCCTCCACTTCGGCTGGTCCCGAAACAATCTGGCTGAGGTCGTGGAGGTCGGCCGTTTCCTCCAACCTTCTGGGGTCTCAGGGCTCCCAACCCAGTCAGTTTAACCCAAACTCGAGTTGAGCGCCGCCCTCGCCCCCCACCCACCTCCTTATCCTCTGAGGCCAGAATCCTGGGAACCGAGGGAACTGGCGGAATGGACTAAGGTACCAGGATCTGGATGGAATGTGAGATTCTGTGACTCAGGGGAACCCAGGCGCCCCCAGGGCAGGAAATAAGTACAAGGAAGGGGGATGAAAGGCGCAGGCGGGGGCAGGTTTCTAGACCCCGAGCAAACAGTGGCAGTCCCTCTCCTAGCCACCCCAGCCGAACGCGCTCTTTCTCCCCAGCAGCCAGCCCCGCTGTCTCCACACACACTCCCCATCTCCCTGATGCGTCCTCTCCCCGCACCCCCGCAGGGAAGGTGAGGAATGGCAGAAGCTCCGCAGTCTCCTGGCCCCGCTCCTCCTCCGGCCTCAAGCGGCCGCCGGCTATGCTGCGACCCTGGACAACGTAGTCCGGGACCTTGTGCGGCGACTGAGGCGCCAGCGGGGACGTGGCACCGGGCCACCCGCGCTGGTTCGGGACGTGGCGGGAGAGTTTTACAAGTTTGGATTAGAAAGTGAGTCCCAAGACAAGAGTTAGGGGAAGGCATAGGAAGCACCTACCCGGGGTGCCCGGGTGCCCTGACAGCGCCCCCTCCTGGTCAGGCATAGCCGCCGTGCTGCTGGGTTCGCGTCTGGGATGCTTGGAGGCCGAAGTGCCACCCGACACAGAGACCTTCATCCGAGCCGTGGGCTCGGTGTTTGTGTCCACGCTGTTGACCATGGCGATGCCCAACTGGCTACACCGCCTTGTGCCCGGGCCCTGGGTCCGCCTCTGCCGAGACTGGGACCAGATGTTTGCATTTGGTAAGGCACAGAAACGAGGTGGGAATGGTGGAGCCTAA is a genomic window containing:
- the METTL1 gene encoding tRNA (guanine-N(7)-)-methyltransferase isoform X2 — translated: MAGAESGNATGAEAPQPQKRYYRQRAHSNPMADHTLRYPVKPEEMDWSELYPEFFTPLTQNGSHDDPKDKKEKRAQAQVEFADIGCGYGGLLVELSPLFPDTLILGLEIRVKVSDYVQDRIRALRAAPGGGFQNIACLRSNAMKHLPNFFHKGQLTKMFFLFPDPHFKRTKHKWRIISPTLLAEYAYVLRVGSEDPIVEHLGTSTEEGKKVLRNGGKNFPAIFRRIQDPTFQAVTPNPTLPGH
- the METTL1 gene encoding tRNA (guanine-N(7)-)-methyltransferase isoform X1, with the protein product MAGAESGNATGAEAPQPQKRYYRQRAHSNPMADHTLRYPVKPEEMDWSELYPEFFTPLTQNGSHDDPKDKKEKRAQAQVEFADIGCGYGGLLVELSPLFPDTLILGLEIRVKVSDYVQDRIRALRAAPGGGFQNIACLRSNAMKHLPNFFHKGQLTKMFFLFPDPHFKRTKHKWRIISPTLLAEYAYVLRVGGLVYTITDVLELHNWMCTHFEGHPLFERVPLEELSEDPIVEHLGTSTEEGKKVLRNGGKNFPAIFRRIQDPTFQAVTPNPTLPGH
- the LOC134361066 gene encoding 25-hydroxyvitamin D-1 alpha hydroxylase, mitochondrial, with product MQARCSREVLSLAGSLNQAMTQTLKLLSRVFHHVRWAPELGTSLGSQGSNSAPRSLTDIPGPSTPRFLAELFCKGGLSRLHELQVQGAARFGPVWLASFGRVRTVYVAAPTLVEQLLRQEGPRPERCSFSPWAEHRRRHQRACGLLTAEGEEWQKLRSLLAPLLLRPQAAAGYAATLDNVVRDLVRRLRRQRGRGTGPPALVRDVAGEFYKFGLESIAAVLLGSRLGCLEAEVPPDTETFIRAVGSVFVSTLLTMAMPNWLHRLVPGPWVRLCRDWDQMFAFAQQHVERREAEVAMRNRGKPEKDMESGVHLTYFLFREQLTAQSILGNVTELLLAGVDTVSNTLSWTLYELSRHPEVQTALYSEITAALGPGSCVHPPASALSQLPLLKAVVKEVLRLYPVVPGNSRVPDKDIHVGDYIIPQNTLVTLCHYATSRDPAQFPEPNSFRPARWLGEGPAPHPFASLPFGFGKRSCMGRRLAELELQMALAQILTHFEVQPEPGAAPVRPMTRTVLVPERSINLQFVDR